The Kluyvera intermedia genome window below encodes:
- the cyaY gene encoding iron donor protein CyaY codes for MNDSEFHQLADTLWMTIEERLDNWDGDSDIDCEINGGVLTLSFDNGSKIIINRQEPLHQVWLATKQGGYHFDLKGDEWICDRSGENFWDLLEQAATQQAGEAVSFR; via the coding sequence ATGAACGACAGTGAATTTCATCAATTGGCCGACACCCTGTGGATGACCATTGAAGAGCGCCTGGACAATTGGGACGGTGACAGCGATATCGACTGCGAGATCAATGGCGGTGTGCTGACCCTTAGCTTTGATAACGGCAGCAAAATTATCATTAATCGCCAGGAGCCACTGCACCAGGTGTGGTTAGCAACCAAGCAGGGCGGCTACCATTTTGACCTGAAAGGCGATGAGTGGATTTGCGACCGCAGCGGTGAAAACTTCTGGGATTTACTGGAACAAGCTGCAACGCAGCAGGCGGGGGAAGCGGTTAGCTTCCGTTAA
- the hemD gene encoding uroporphyrinogen-III synthase: MTILVTRPSPQGEELVSRLRALGRVAWSFPLIDFTPGRELNTLGQSLQTLGDGDLIFALSQHAVSFAHAQLQQQHLRWPTSAHYFAIGRTTALALHQVNGLDVRYPLDREISEVLLQLPELQTIAGKKALILRGNGGRELLAETLTARGADVTLCECYQRSPIHYDGAEEAMRWQSREVTTIVVTSGEMLQQLLTLIPLWYRENWLLKCRLLVVSERIAKLAQEMGWQDIQVADSADNDALLRALQ, encoded by the coding sequence ATGACCATCCTGGTAACCCGCCCCTCTCCACAAGGAGAAGAGTTAGTGAGCCGTTTACGCGCGCTGGGGCGAGTGGCCTGGAGTTTCCCACTGATTGATTTTACCCCCGGCCGAGAGCTGAATACGCTCGGCCAATCGTTGCAGACATTGGGCGACGGGGATTTAATTTTCGCGCTGTCGCAACACGCCGTCAGCTTCGCGCATGCGCAGCTACAGCAACAGCACCTTCGCTGGCCAACCTCGGCACACTATTTTGCGATTGGCCGCACCACGGCATTAGCCCTGCATCAGGTCAACGGTCTCGATGTTCGTTATCCATTAGATCGGGAAATTAGCGAAGTGTTGCTACAATTACCTGAATTGCAAACTATTGCGGGAAAAAAGGCGCTCATCTTGCGTGGTAACGGCGGACGTGAATTGCTCGCTGAAACCCTCACCGCACGGGGTGCCGATGTGACGCTTTGTGAATGTTATCAACGCAGCCCCATCCACTACGATGGCGCGGAAGAAGCGATGCGCTGGCAGTCGCGTGAAGTCACGACGATTGTGGTCACCAGTGGTGAAATGTTGCAACAACTGTTGACGCTCATTCCTCTCTGGTACCGGGAAAACTGGCTGCTTAAGTGCCGGTTACTGGTGGTGAGTGAACGCATTGCAAAACTTGCCCAGGAGATGGGCTGGCAGGATATTCAGGTTGCCGATAGCGCAGACAACGATGCGCTGCTGCGCGCATTACAATAA
- the hemC gene encoding hydroxymethylbilane synthase — protein MLDKVLRIATRQSPLALWQAYYVKERLMACHPGLTVTLVPMVTRGDIILDTPLAKVGGKGLFVKELELALLEDRADIAVHSMKDVPVEFPEGLGLVTICEREDPRDAFVSNHFTCMDDLPAGSIVGTSSLRRQCQIAQRRPDLVIRSLRGNVGTRLSKLDNGDYDAIILAVAGLKRLELDARIRQPMSPEESLPAVGQGAVGIECRLGDEQTRALLAPLNHDETAVRVCAERAMNTRLEGGCQVPIGSYAELIDGELWLRALVGAPDGSETVRGERRGKPEDAERMGIELADELLDNGAREILAAVYDGDAAV, from the coding sequence ATGTTAGACAAAGTTTTGAGAATTGCCACACGCCAAAGTCCGCTCGCTCTCTGGCAAGCGTACTATGTAAAAGAACGCCTGATGGCTTGCCATCCAGGGCTGACGGTGACGCTTGTCCCGATGGTTACCCGCGGTGACATTATCCTTGATACTCCGCTGGCCAAAGTGGGTGGCAAGGGGCTTTTTGTCAAAGAGCTTGAGCTGGCACTGCTTGAAGATCGCGCCGATATCGCCGTGCATTCAATGAAAGATGTGCCCGTCGAGTTCCCAGAAGGACTGGGCCTCGTGACCATTTGTGAGCGCGAAGACCCACGTGATGCCTTCGTGTCGAACCATTTCACCTGCATGGATGACCTCCCAGCGGGAAGCATCGTGGGCACCTCCAGCCTGCGTCGCCAGTGCCAGATTGCCCAGCGCCGCCCGGATCTGGTGATTCGCTCGCTGCGCGGGAACGTCGGCACGCGTCTAAGCAAACTCGATAACGGCGATTACGATGCCATTATTTTGGCCGTCGCTGGACTCAAGCGTCTTGAGCTGGATGCCCGCATCCGCCAACCGATGTCACCAGAAGAATCGCTTCCGGCCGTGGGTCAAGGCGCAGTCGGCATTGAATGTCGCCTGGGTGATGAGCAAACTCGCGCACTGCTCGCACCGCTGAACCACGACGAAACCGCCGTTCGCGTGTGCGCCGAGCGCGCCATGAATACGCGCCTGGAAGGCGGCTGTCAGGTTCCTATTGGCAGCTATGCTGAGCTTATCGACGGCGAGTTGTGGCTACGCGCACTGGTTGGTGCGCCGGACGGCAGTGAAACGGTACGCGGCGAACGTCGTGGTAAACCTGAAGACGCCGAACGCATGGGTATTGAGCTGGCCGATGAACTGCTGGATAACGGTGCCCGAGAGATTCTGGCTGCGGTTTACGACGGAGACGCCGCCGTATGA
- the dapF gene encoding diaminopimelate epimerase, which yields MQFSKMHGLGNDFMVVDAVTQNVFFSPELIRRLADRHHGVGFDQLLVVEPPYDPDLDFHYRIFNADGSEVSQCGNGARCFARFVRLKGLTNKRDIRVSTANGRMVLTVTDDELVRVNMGEPNFEPSQVPFRANKAEKTYIMRVAEQTVLCGVVSMGNPHCVIQVDNVDTAAVETLGPVMESHERFPERANIGFMQIVAREHIRLRVYERGAGETQACGSGACAAVAVGIQQGLLAEEVRVELPGGRLDIAWKGPGQPLFMTGPAAHVYDGFIHL from the coding sequence ATGCAGTTTTCTAAAATGCATGGCCTCGGCAACGATTTCATGGTTGTCGACGCGGTAACGCAGAATGTTTTTTTCTCGCCAGAGCTGATTCGTCGCCTGGCGGACAGGCATCATGGTGTGGGCTTCGACCAACTGCTGGTCGTTGAGCCGCCTTACGATCCTGACCTGGATTTTCACTACCGCATCTTTAACGCTGACGGTAGCGAAGTATCGCAGTGTGGTAACGGTGCACGCTGTTTTGCTCGCTTCGTACGGCTGAAAGGCCTGACCAATAAACGTGACATCCGTGTGAGTACGGCAAACGGTCGTATGGTATTAACCGTAACGGACGACGAGCTGGTTCGCGTCAATATGGGTGAGCCGAACTTTGAGCCGTCGCAGGTGCCTTTCCGCGCCAATAAAGCGGAAAAGACCTATATTATGCGTGTAGCGGAACAGACAGTATTGTGCGGCGTGGTTTCTATGGGGAACCCGCACTGCGTGATTCAAGTCGATAACGTCGACACCGCGGCGGTCGAAACGCTAGGCCCGGTGATGGAAAGTCATGAACGCTTTCCTGAACGCGCAAACATTGGTTTTATGCAGATTGTCGCGCGTGAACATATCCGTTTGCGCGTGTATGAACGCGGTGCCGGTGAAACTCAGGCCTGCGGAAGCGGTGCTTGCGCGGCGGTCGCGGTCGGCATTCAACAAGGTTTGTTGGCGGAAGAAGTGCGCGTGGAATTGCCGGGCGGGCGTCTTGATATCGCCTGGAAAGGCCCGGGCCAACCGTTGTTTATGACTGGCCCGGCGGCACACGTCTATGACGGATTTATTCATCTATGA
- the lptM gene encoding LPS translocon maturation chaperone LptM, which yields MNKIFRPLALLLALFSLAGCGLKGPLYFPPADKTEAPPTKPVTPPVQSDTPDRNDRGDSGGPTQVNY from the coding sequence ATGAATAAGATTTTTCGACCGCTGGCATTGTTACTCGCATTGTTTAGCCTTGCTGGCTGCGGCCTGAAAGGCCCGCTTTATTTTCCTCCGGCTGATAAAACGGAAGCTCCACCGACCAAACCCGTGACCCCTCCGGTGCAAAGCGATACCCCGGATCGCAATGACCGTGGTGATTCCGGCGGGCCGACGCAGGTTAATTACTAA
- the cyaA gene encoding class I adenylate cyclase — protein MYLYIETLKQRLDAINQLRVDRALAAMGPAFQQVYSLLPTLLHYHHPLMPGYLDGNVPKGICIYTPDETQRHYLDELELHRGMAPQISAKGELPITGIYSMGSTSSVGQSCSSDLDIWVCHQSWLDNDERQLLQRKCSLLESWAASLGVEVSFFLIDENRFRHNESGSLGGEDCGSTQHILLLDEFYRTAVRLAGKRILWNMVPCEEEEHYDDYVMTLYAQGVLTPNEWLDLGGLSSLSAEEYFGASLWQLYKSIDSPYKAVLKTLLLEAYSWEYPGTRLLAKDIKQRLHDGEIVSFGLDAYCMMLERVTEYLKAIEDDTRLDLVRRCFYLKVCEKLSRERACVGWRREVIGQLVKEWGWSEERLAMLDNRANWKIDQVREAHNELLDAMMQSYRNLIRFARRNNLSVSASPQDIGVLTRKLYAAFEALPGKVTLVNPQISPDLSEPNLTFIYVPPGRANRTGWYLYNRAPNMESIVSHQPLEYNRYLNKLVAWAWFNGLLTSRTRLFIKGNEIVDLAKLQEMVADVSHHFPLRLPSPTPKALYSPCEIRHLAIIVNLEYDPTAAFRNQVVHFDFRKLDIFSFGEDQKCLVGSVDLLYRNSWNEVRTLHFNGEQAMIEALKTILGKMHQDAAPPDSVEVFCYSQHLRGLIRTRVQQLVSECIELRLSSTRHETGRFKALRVSGQTWGLFFERLNVSVQKLENAIEFYGAISHNKLHGLSVQVETNHVELPPVVDGFASEGIIQFFFEASGEEQGFNIYILDESNRAEVYHHCEGSKEELVRDVSRFYSSSHDRFTYGSSFINFNLPQFYQIVKVDGRTQVIPFRSQAITPPPPSNQDNDNTPLLQQYFS, from the coding sequence TTGTACCTCTATATTGAGACGCTTAAACAGAGACTGGATGCCATCAACCAACTGCGTGTAGATCGCGCGCTTGCAGCCATGGGCCCTGCTTTCCAGCAGGTATACAGTCTACTGCCGACATTATTACATTATCATCATCCGCTGATGCCGGGTTACCTTGACGGTAACGTTCCCAAGGGCATCTGCATTTACACGCCTGATGAAACCCAACGTCATTACCTTGATGAGCTCGAACTGCATCGCGGCATGGCGCCGCAGATCTCCGCGAAGGGCGAGCTGCCGATAACAGGCATCTACTCGATGGGCAGCACCTCGTCCGTCGGCCAGAGCTGTTCTTCCGACCTCGATATCTGGGTCTGCCATCAGTCGTGGCTCGATAATGATGAACGCCAACTATTGCAACGAAAATGCAGCCTGCTGGAAAGCTGGGCGGCGTCGCTTGGCGTTGAAGTCAGCTTCTTCCTGATCGACGAAAACCGCTTCCGTCACAATGAAAGCGGCAGTCTCGGCGGCGAAGACTGCGGTTCAACACAGCATATTTTACTGCTCGACGAGTTTTACCGTACGGCGGTGCGCCTGGCCGGCAAACGTATTCTGTGGAATATGGTGCCGTGCGAAGAAGAAGAGCATTACGACGATTACGTCATGACGCTTTACGCTCAGGGTGTGCTGACGCCAAACGAATGGCTCGACCTCGGTGGATTGAGTTCGCTCTCCGCCGAAGAATACTTTGGCGCAAGCCTGTGGCAGCTCTATAAGAGTATCGACTCACCGTATAAAGCGGTGCTGAAAACTCTGCTGCTTGAAGCTTATTCTTGGGAATATCCTGGTACCCGCCTGTTGGCGAAAGATATTAAACAGCGCCTGCACGACGGCGAGATTGTCTCCTTTGGTCTCGACGCTTACTGCATGATGCTGGAGCGCGTCACTGAGTATCTGAAGGCCATTGAAGACGACACCCGTCTGGATCTCGTCCGCCGCTGCTTCTATCTGAAAGTGTGCGAAAAGCTCAGTCGTGAACGTGCCTGCGTTGGCTGGCGTCGTGAGGTGATTGGGCAACTGGTGAAAGAGTGGGGCTGGAGCGAAGAACGTCTGGCGATGCTCGACAACCGCGCCAACTGGAAAATCGATCAGGTGCGTGAAGCGCACAACGAACTGCTTGATGCCATGATGCAAAGCTACCGTAATCTGATCCGCTTTGCTCGCCGCAATAATCTCAGCGTATCCGCCAGTCCGCAGGATATCGGTGTGCTGACGCGTAAACTGTATGCGGCGTTTGAAGCATTGCCGGGTAAAGTGACGCTGGTTAACCCGCAAATTTCACCGGATCTTTCCGAACCGAATCTGACCTTTATCTATGTTCCGCCGGGACGTGCTAACCGTACGGGTTGGTATCTCTACAACCGCGCGCCGAACATGGAATCGATTGTTAGCCATCAGCCGCTGGAATATAACCGCTATCTTAATAAGCTGGTGGCCTGGGCCTGGTTTAACGGCCTGTTGACCTCTCGTACGCGCCTGTTTATCAAAGGCAATGAGATTGTCGATCTGGCGAAATTGCAGGAAATGGTCGCTGACGTATCGCACCACTTCCCGCTACGCCTGCCGTCGCCGACCCCGAAAGCACTGTACAGCCCGTGTGAAATTCGCCACCTGGCGATTATCGTTAACCTCGAATATGACCCGACGGCGGCTTTCCGCAATCAGGTCGTACATTTCGACTTCCGCAAGCTCGATATCTTCAGCTTCGGCGAAGACCAGAAATGCCTGGTCGGCAGCGTTGACCTGCTGTATCGCAACTCGTGGAACGAAGTGCGTACGCTGCACTTTAACGGCGAGCAGGCGATGATCGAGGCGTTGAAAACCATCCTCGGTAAAATGCACCAGGATGCTGCGCCGCCGGATAGCGTCGAAGTGTTCTGCTACAGCCAGCATCTGCGCGGCTTGATTCGTACCCGCGTGCAGCAACTGGTGTCTGAGTGTATCGAACTGCGCCTTTCAAGCACTCGCCATGAAACGGGCCGCTTCAAAGCGCTGCGCGTCTCCGGGCAGACTTGGGGTCTCTTCTTTGAGCGCCTGAATGTGTCGGTGCAGAAGCTGGAAAACGCCATTGAGTTCTATGGCGCGATTTCGCACAACAAGCTGCATGGTCTGTCGGTACAAGTTGAGACCAACCACGTGGAGTTACCACCGGTTGTTGATGGCTTTGCCAGCGAAGGGATTATCCAGTTCTTCTTTGAAGCATCGGGTGAAGAGCAGGGCTTTAATATCTATATTCTCGACGAGAGCAACCGCGCAGAGGTTTATCACCACTGTGAGGGGAGTAAAGAGGAGCTGGTGCGTGACGTCAGCCGTTTCTACTCATCGTCGCACGACCGCTTTACCTACGGCTCAAGCTTTATCAACTTCAACTTGCCGCAGTTCTATCAGATTGTGAAAGTCGATGGCCGCACGCAGGTGATCCCATTCCGTAGCCAGGCGATTACCCCACCGCCGCCGTCCAATCAGGACAACGATAATACGCCGCTGCTGCAGCAGTATTTTTCATAA
- a CDS encoding DUF484 domain-containing protein, with amino-acid sequence MKHVGEEQQDATALLNDHAVIDYLLQHPEFFIRNSAVVEQMRVPHPVRGMVSLVEWHMARSRNYIAMLEENMDQLMDQAAVNEGLFYRLLHLQNRLACAESLDDLLLRFHRWARELGLAGASLRLFSDRWRLGAPSKYTHLVLSRQAFEPLRIQRLGQSNHYLGNLNGPELLLVLPEAKAVGSVAMSMMGSDGDLGVILFSSRDPQHYQPGQGTQLLQEIALMLPGLLERWIERV; translated from the coding sequence ATGAAACATGTCGGGGAAGAACAACAGGATGCCACTGCGTTGTTAAATGACCACGCAGTTATTGATTATCTGTTGCAACATCCTGAATTCTTTATTCGAAATTCTGCGGTTGTCGAGCAAATGCGCGTACCGCACCCGGTGCGGGGAATGGTGTCGCTGGTTGAGTGGCACATGGCGCGCTCGCGCAACTATATCGCCATGCTGGAAGAGAATATGGATCAGCTGATGGATCAGGCGGCAGTCAATGAAGGCCTGTTCTATCGTCTGCTGCATCTGCAAAACCGGCTGGCTTGCGCTGAAAGTCTGGATGACCTCCTGTTACGCTTTCACCGTTGGGCGCGCGAATTGGGTTTGGCGGGAGCATCGCTGCGGCTATTCTCCGATCGCTGGCGCTTAGGTGCGCCGTCGAAATATACCCATCTGGTTCTTTCGCGTCAGGCGTTCGAGCCGCTGCGTATACAGCGCTTAGGCCAATCAAATCACTATCTTGGTAATCTTAACGGCCCAGAGCTTTTGCTGGTGCTGCCAGAAGCCAAAGCCGTGGGTTCCGTGGCCATGTCGATGATGGGCAGTGATGGGGATCTGGGCGTTATCTTGTTCAGCAGCCGTGACCCGCAGCATTACCAGCCGGGACAGGGGACGCAGCTGTTACAGGAGATTGCGCTGATGCTACCGGGTCTGCTGGAACGTTGGATTGAACGCGTATGA